A genomic region of Synechococcus sp. NOUM97013 contains the following coding sequences:
- the psbF gene encoding cytochrome b559 subunit beta: MTQSPATSTPRNYPIFTVRWLAVHTLGVPTVFFLGCLAAMQFIRR; encoded by the coding sequence ATGACTCAGTCTCCCGCCACGTCCACGCCGCGCAACTATCCGATTTTCACGGTGCGCTGGCTTGCTGTTCACACCCTGGGGGTTCCCACGGTGTTTTTCCTTGGCTGCCTGGCCGCCATGCAGTTCATCCGCCGCTGA